A DNA window from Naumovozyma dairenensis CBS 421 chromosome 10, complete genome contains the following coding sequences:
- the RUB1 gene encoding NEDD8 family protein RUB1 (similar to Saccharomyces cerevisiae RUB1 (YDR139C); ancestral locus Anc_8.311), with translation MIIKVKTLTGKEIPVEISGNEPVYRIKELLEEKEGIPPSQQRLIFQGKQIDDEQSVSSANLVDGMQLHLVLTLRGGC, from the exons ATGATTATTAAAGTGAAGACGTTGACAGGGAAGGAAATCCCAGTTGAAATATCCGGAAATGAACCAGTTTAtagaattaaagaattattggAGGAAAAAGAAGGCATTCCTCCTTCACAACAAAGACTTATATTCCAAGGGAAACAAAT TGATGACGAACAATCGGTTAGTTCTGCCAATTTGGTAGATGGTATGCAATTACATTTAGTGTTGACATTGAGAGGAGGTTGTTAA
- the NDAI0J01080 gene encoding uncharacterized protein (ancestral locus Anc_8.307) — protein MSNLAVNLPLEVLEKIIDLDMDSCQTFLAWSQISTYFRDIIKTRIGIVLVKDGLVEPTAETFPLDFNVLLTNSNHFLIDSDIPLEESSTYDRFLSFMNQFHNILVIIQSDRSFSDSLASILGEIGRNSYIGATINIIYNSSVDFLSKLYFRELSLYQRALNLCELHVVGNRVPMQSETCDIDTLFKTTYIYNLKSLYSLDIKDDTHILIAPQLRHIRQISCSDTSTDLVQFLSKCTKLKYIEGTKFPLPFKNIRKYRMPFCQSMTLTNYNHSITYPIIDGSKVSTELILVPTLRAVDPEFSRLMFPNISRMVLKVTGFTRHVVDFKCCHFRNLKQLSIKGATIPWMSLINSDVESIDSLELILNTEDDLKWLQECPFKLETLYIGSIGGQLINDYQINPIFETSKLVATNFELDLHNLWQCYLLQNLILPNLHQENSLTIYFNETQLTSIVNENDKPLKKLNLTHEDKCIIYKLPELTHFTLICIEPRISSGNSNPNVSSTNSIRTLSASSSSSTKSFGSHQDYNNNSNMYAIDAALTGSMNYSISPSQFRRNSLAGLDDNTARRQSMITFDYPHSILTHTSQNNANKRRKSSLSSIGIAPSLLGPNTDIDEPFVDDVILFQLPLRGLKILSLNLNALESSLLSTRLMAAKIIPLLQIIVDDTTNLTNSVSIRKLLEEMVKEITKLVQYPYKLKLPGMAIDKLQFFIDLSGSIDIDFLDIDYLIFKAELETMLNRNDLQIIIQFESAMNTNFDISKLSKKSVLLKF, from the coding sequence ATGTCTAACCTTGCTGTGAACCTTCCCTTAGAGGTACTAGAAAAGATTATTGACTTAGATATGGACAGTTGTCAAACTTTTTTGGCCTGGTCTCAAATTTCAACATATTTTAGGGATATAATTAAAACTCGAATTGGAATCGTTCTAGTTAAGGATGGTCTGGTTGAACCAACTGCAGAAACGTTTCCTTTGGATTTTAATGTGTTACTTACTAATTCCAAtcattttttaattgataGTGACATTCCTTTGGAGGAATCATCTACCTATGATCGCTTCCTTAGTTTTATGAATCAATTCCACAATATTCTGGTCATAATACAATCGGATAGAAGTTTTAGTGACTCACTAGCGTCTATTCTAGGGGAAATCGGCCGTAATAGCTACATAGGGGCAACtataaatatcatttaCAATAGTTCAGTTGACTTTCTAagtaaattatatttcagAGAATTATCGTTATATCAAAGGGCCCTAAATTTATGTGAACTTCATGTTGTAGGGAACAGAGTGCCGATGCAATCAGAAACATGTGACATTGACACCCTTTTCAAGACTacttatatttataatttgaaatcacTTTATTCATTGGatattaaagatgataCACATATTTTGATTGCTCCTCAGTTGAGACACATTAGGCAAATTAGTTGTTCTGATACGTCTACAGATCTAGTTCAATTTCTATCAAAATGCACCAAGTTAAAATATATCGAAGGAACAAAGTTCCCATTACCGTTCAAGAACATTAGGAAATATCGCATGCCGTTTTGTCAATCAATGACTTTAACAAACTATAATCATAGTATAACATATCCAATAATCGATGGATCAAAAGTTTCTACAGAACTTATTTTAGTTCCAACTCTAAGAGCAGTTGATCCTGAATTTTCTCGTCTAATGTTCCCCAATATATCTAGAATGGTTTTGAAAGTGACAGGATTTACTCGTCATGTAGTAGATTTTAAATGTTGTCATTTCCgtaatttgaaacaattgaGCATCAAAGGCGCTACCATCCCATGGATGTCCCTAATAAATTCAGATGTTGAAAGTATTGACAGTTTGgaattgattttaaatacagaagatgatttgaaaTGGTTGCAGGAATGTCCATTCAAATTAGAAACATTATACATTGGATCAATTGGAGGGCAACTGATTAATGATTACCAAATTAATCCTATTTTTGAAACTTCAAAATTGGTAGCGACGAATTTTGAGTTAGATCTTCATAATTTATGGCAATGCTACCTTTTACAAAACCTTATCTTGCCAAATTTACATCAAGAAAATTCATTGACAATTTATTTCAACGAAACTCAATTAACCTCGATagttaatgaaaatgacaaacctttgaagaaattaaatttaacaCATGAAGACAAATGTATAATCTACAAATTGCCAGAGCTTACGCATTTCACCCTAATTTGTATTGAGCCAAGAATTTCCTCAGGAAATAGCAATCCAAATGTCTCATCGACAAACAGTATCCGAACACTTAGCGCTTCTTCTTCGAGCTCGACGAAATCATTTGGTTCGCACCaagattataataataattcaaatatgtATGCCATCGATGCTGCATTAACAGGttcaatgaattattcTATTTCCCCCTCTCAATTTAGGAGGAACAGTTTAGCTGGTTTGGATGATAATACTGCACGGAGACAAAGTATGATCACCTTTGATTATCCTCATTCAATCCTTACTCATACCTCCCAAAATAATGCAAacaagagaagaaaatcatctttatcaagCATAGGTATAGCCCCTTCATTACTAGGTCCAAATACAGATATTGATGAACCATTTGTAGATGATGTGATATTATTCCAACTGCCTTTACGGGgtttgaagatattatctttgaatttgaatgcTTTGGAATCGTCATTACTTTCTACAAGACTTATGGCGGCTAAAATAATACCGTTATTACAAATTATCGTTGATGATACTACAAATCTTACAAATAGTGTGtcaattagaaaattaCTGGAAGAAATGGTGAAAGAAATCACAAAACTCGTTCAATATCCATATAAATTGAAACTTCCAGGAATGGCGATAGACAAGTTGCAATTCTTCATTGATCTCTCTGGATCAATTGATATCGATTTCTTAgatattgattatttgattttcaaAGCAGAATTGGAAACAATGTTGAACCGTAATGATCTACAAATAATTATCCAATTTGAATCAGCTATGAACACCAACTTTGATATTTCGAAGCTTTCCAAAAAGTCGGTACTATTAAAGTTTTGA